CTTTGAAATGCCTACTCTGAAGGTTGCAAGCAAAACCAACGATTCAGCTGGTGATGGAACCACAACTGCATCTGTTCTTGCCCGCGAAATCATTAAACTTGGTCTGTTGAGTGTTACATCTGGTGCAAACCCAGTGTCTTTGAAGAAGGGCATTGATAAAACTGTACTTGGTTTGATTGAAGAGCTAGAAAAGAAGGCTAGACCTGTTAAAGGTCGTGATGACATCAAAGGTAATATCTTAATGCTTTTCTTTGTGGACTCTATCCATCATTCATCTGTGTGCGATGCTAATTATTAGTCTTTCAAATTGTTTTGTTCGACCAGCTATTGCTTCAATCTCTGCTGGCAATGATGAAAGTATTGGCACCATGATTGCGGATGCAATTGACAAAGTCGGTCCAGATGGTGTGTTGTCCATTGAGTCATCCTCCTCCTTTGAGACAACTGTTCATGTTGAAGAAGGAATGGAGGTTTGTATCTTTGTTGCAACTATGCTATATTCTTCATAGTGACTGTTACTGACAGTGGGTTTAGTGTTGTTTTTGTTGACATTTTTTGCTTAATTCGTTGCAGATTGATAGAGGATATATTTCCCCACAATTTGTCACCAACCCTGAAAAATTAATTGTTGAGTTTGAGAATGCTAGAGTCTTGGTCACGGATCAGAAGATCTCGGCTATCAAGGATATTATCCCTCTATTAGAGAAGACAACTCAATTACGCTCCCCTCTGCTCATTATTGCTGAAGATGTCACCGGGGAAGCTCTGGCTACTCTTGTTGTGAACAAGCTGCGGGGTATACTGAACGTTGCCGCCATCAAAGCTCCTGGATTTGGTGAAAGGAGAAAGGCTCTTCTGCAAGATATTGCCATTGTGACAGGTTCTCATACGCTCACTTAACTTAAAGCTCTCTCTTCAAATAAAATATTGATGATAGTGGAGAGTATACTAGTTTCCAGGTTCCCATTTGTTCTCTGTCAGACATAAGTTAGATGAGCTTGTTCAACAGGTATTCACACTTATCATATTTAGATGTTTAGATTGTCAAATTGATAGAAACAAACATAACCAttaaaaagatagaaaagagaAAGATTTTGTGTTttagagagggagagagagactCCAATGCTGAGCTAAAACCAAGAACTCTAGCTTGTTTGTTTCCTTGAATCCTTAATTTCATCCTGTTCCtatatattatttaatttttattttaggaAGAAACTGGGACACTGTTCATTGGACTTTCGTTTTCTTTCGGGACAGATGcaatgattattttcttgctaagATGCATCTATACGGCGGAACATTTCCTGACCGTGTAAAATTTGTGATATTATTTCAGGAGCTGAGTACCAAGCAACTGACCTGGGCCTGCTCATTGAGGGTACCCCAGTTGAAGCACTTGGAATTGCCAGAAAGGTGACCATTACCAAGGACTCAACAACCATCATTGCTGATGCCGCATCGAAGGATGAGATACAGGCTAGGATTgctcagctcaaaaaggagttgTCCGAGACAGACTCGGTTTACGACTCTGAGAAACTTGCTGAGAGAATCGCCAAGTTGTCTGGGGGTGTTGCCGTCATCAAGGTCGGAGCTGCTACAGAGGCTGAGCTTGAGGACCGCAAGCTTCGCATTGAGGATGCAAAGAATGCAACTTTTGCTGCAATCGAAGAGGGAATAGTACCTGGTGGTGGTGCTGCCTTTGTTCATCTATCAACTTATGTCCCTGCGATTAAGGACAAGCTCGAAGATGCAGATGAAAAGTTGGGTGCTGACATCATTCAAAGGGTAAAGAGTGCTCAAATATTAATGATTACTCTCATGTCTCATTTCATTTTATTTGGCAGTATTTGGCTGGGCGAGGAGTCTAATTTGGCACATGCCAAAAGTATCCTAAAACTTATGGTCCTAAATATGCTATTGACATTTTTACGGCTATATATAAAAGAGCATGTCATAAGGGTAAAATGGAAGAGTGAAGGCTAAATGGTTTCTAAATATAGAAAGATGTCATTCTTTTCCGAAACAGACAAAAATGAAAGAGTGACCTATACAATGAAACCTAGGCAGGATAGTTTTTGTTTTGGGGTGGGTGGTAGGATAATTCTGGAATGTGTGTAAAAACATGAAGTCGATATAacgaaatattatttatttatgtcTGTTAACTATCACTTTTTTGTTGCAGGCATTAGTAGCCCCAGCATCTTTGATAGCCCAAAATGCAGGAATTGAAGGGGAAGTAGTAGTGGAGAAGGTAAGGGAAGCTGAATGGGAGATGGGCTATAACGCGATGACAGACAAATACGAGAATCTTGTTGACGCTGGAGTCATCGATCCAGCCAAGGTGACGAGATGTGCACTGCAGAATTCAGCGTCAGTTGCAGGAATGGTACTTACAACACAAGCCATTGTGGTCGAGAAGGCAAAGCCTAAGACAGCTGCACCTGCTGCTCCACAAGGGCTCACAGTGTGATCCAACATAACAATATTTGGTAGGAATTTTTGTTGGTGTTGAGATGAACTTTGACGCGGGGGCGGGCATGTTAGGTAAGTTGATTAGTGTAGAACTAGATGAGTGCATTGTTAAATTTTTAGCTGGCTTTTCAGCTTTTAGTTCTCACAGTTGAAACTTGCATTAAAGCAAATATTGCTGCTCATTCTGGTACCATAAAGGCAATCGTCTATCTTTTGGAATGGATAAAAGTCTTGGTTATTCATGTTCATTTCTTTTCAGTTCATAGATTGTTATTTCAGCACATTGTGTTTAAATGACACATTTGAGATGTCGTTGAAGTGTTCAAATGGAACAGTATCTAAGTGAAAAGTGTGGACAAGTTTTAGGGGCCGTCGATGTATTTTGTTTGCTTTACGCTAACAGCGTTGGCGGAGCCAAAATTTTCACCTAGGGGagtcaaaaatataaaaagatatgTATCAAAAAGTTAAGGGGAGTCAATGCACATTAAATATACATAGAATGAAAATTTTATCTAGCAATAAAgtatatttttgtttttgatgGACAGCAATAAAGTATAATTTTCTGATGAAGGAGTGTTGATCGACTCTCCTCGGTTGAATGTAGATCTGTCACGGATTAAAAGTGGGAGACATTCAGAAATAGCATTacttacaagtggtcattcaaaaatagcccaattttaaaagtaatcgaaatttaaccacttttTATGTGAAGataatctgaacgaaaacactgttcaaaatccggaaaaatactccagcataatatactggagttccaatatattatactggaactccagtatattagactggagttccagtataatataccgctccggcataatatactggagtttggaacaCCGGTGCTCCactctccagtatattatactggagccagcaaagtatactggtccagcataatatgctggaagttcatacacaggtgtaccgactccagtatattatgctggaccggtctctgttgcagcaaaatagtggctatttttcattgacttggtaaatgctggctatttttgaatgaccaatccgaaaactagCTAGATTGTGCTATTTTTACATTAAAAGTGCGTCCTTTGGTCTTTCATTTACGTGATTTTATATCGTTTTTAGTTTGTTAAGAGAATAAAATTTGAAAGCATAGGTCAAACTTTCATTTTATCTTAATAAGAAGCTTTTATAGCATAAAAATGATATGATATGTTTGGGATCATAAACGTTTAGGGTCACAAGTTTCAAAGTCTTATGATTGCATAATTTCATGTTTAAGATAAAGTTCTAATTCGGTTGGTTCTAAAATTTATACTCAATCAAATGTGTCTACTAAATTGAAATAATTGTTAATTCAGCTTTCCACTAACTTAAATTCTTGGATCCTCTTCTAACCAAAATATGACAAAGTGagttgaatttaaaatataaagaTTACGAAATATTACTCTGTTTACTACACCTCTCTCACTAGCACCAAAGGTAGGCATTCGTCCGTTCATCCCGTTGTGGATTAATGAAGTTTTTTTACGAAATATCTTTTTTATAAACTATGCTATCATTAAATTGAAATAAATTTGATTCAGTTCAATCTATTATTTTAACTCAAATTtgattaaataaaaattaataaaaagaatatatcaaaacaaaatgacattttaaataagAAATCATACCCTTTCAATTCAAACATAATGTAATTGAGCCACAATCACAAGCACTGCGGGACGAAAATTTTAAACAGGTTGGTCGCTGAATCAGTTTGCGACCTACTGTTAAATAGTtccaggggtatttttgttctctCACTTTTAATGGGTGACACATTCTTGCTCTCCAATGATAGAAAAATATCCAACACTACTAAAAATTCTGGAAAGGCTATGTTTCCTTTGTCGCATTTTTGAAGTCTTAATTAGTTTGATTTTGATCAAATTTTACCAATTCTAATAGTTACCATAATTTTACGTAAGTAATTCAAGATTTTAGGAAGTAATTGCAGAAATGTTAAAGTAGAACAGAAAGACTATCGAATTGTTAGTGACACTTTACGTTTTGAATGCCCAATTCAATTTATGACTGTTTAATTtgggaaaaaaattatatttttgttgATTAGTAATAATGAACAATTCAAGTAAAAATaacacggtatagccagttttggattggtcattcaaaaatagtcagcgtttacgaagtcaatgaaaaatagccattattttgctgcagtagagaccggtccagcataatatactggagttcggtgcacatgtgtatgaactccagcatattatg
The Nicotiana sylvestris chromosome 11, ASM39365v2, whole genome shotgun sequence DNA segment above includes these coding regions:
- the LOC104245920 gene encoding ruBisCO large subunit-binding protein subunit alpha, which codes for MASANAISTASIIPSPSKQGALKNRRVNQLQGQKFSNRSAKSNRFVVKACAKEIAFDQKSRSALQAGIDKLADVVGLTLGPRGRNVVLDEYGTPKVVNDGVTIARAIELPDAMENAGAALIREVASKTNDSAGDGTTTASVLAREIIKLGLLSVTSGANPVSLKKGIDKTVLGLIEELEKKARPVKGRDDIKAIASISAGNDESIGTMIADAIDKVGPDGVLSIESSSSFETTVHVEEGMEIDRGYISPQFVTNPEKLIVEFENARVLVTDQKISAIKDIIPLLEKTTQLRSPLLIIAEDVTGEALATLVVNKLRGILNVAAIKAPGFGERRKALLQDIAIVTGAEYQATDLGLLIEGTPVEALGIARKVTITKDSTTIIADAASKDEIQARIAQLKKELSETDSVYDSEKLAERIAKLSGGVAVIKVGAATEAELEDRKLRIEDAKNATFAAIEEGIVPGGGAAFVHLSTYVPAIKDKLEDADEKLGADIIQRALVAPASLIAQNAGIEGEVVVEKVREAEWEMGYNAMTDKYENLVDAGVIDPAKVTRCALQNSASVAGMVLTTQAIVVEKAKPKTAAPAAPQGLTV